The Pogona vitticeps strain Pit_001003342236 chromosome 3, PviZW2.1, whole genome shotgun sequence genome includes a window with the following:
- the PPP2R3B gene encoding serine/threonine-protein phosphatase 2A regulatory subunit B'' subunit beta isoform X2: MKSESMRIKEISLRQDPDLRKELALLARGCDFVLPSRFKKRLKAFQQVQVQSKKEEPLTPPLSQTIPTFYFPHGCPKEKVNIDAIIAKIEKTFSQFPNERATLDDMGKVAKACECPLYWKGPLFYCAGGERTGFVSVHKFVAMWRKILQTCHDAASKFVHLLKSPGCNYLVQEDFIPFLQDVVNSHPSLVFLKEASEFHSRYITTVIQRIFYTVNRSWSGRITCNELRKSNFLQNVALLEEEVDINQLTEYFSYEHFYVIYCKFWELDTDHDLYIDPKDLARHNDHAISNRMIERIFSGAVTRGKKAQKEGKISYADFVWFLISEEDKKTQTSIEYWFRCMDLDGDGVLSMYELQYFYEEQCQKLDNMAIEPLPFEDCLCQMLDLVKPEHEGKITLKDLKKSKMANVFFDTFFNIEKYLDHEQKDQFSMLRGAENENQEMSDWEKYAAEEYDVLVAEEAASDQWNDCYEPELNLGDHQKTNVLKYQMEKRPFFDMPSHLADVDLDEYDYEDDFE, translated from the exons GTTCAGTCCAAGAAAGAAGAACCTTTGACGCCACCTCTGAGTCAAACCATTCCaacattttattttcctcatgGATGTCCAAAAGAAAAAGTGAATATAGATGCTATTATTGCAAAGATAGAGAAAACATTCTCCCAGTTCCCAAATGAACGAGCAACGTTAGACGATATGGGTAAAGTAGCAAAG GCCTGTGAATGTCCTCTTTACTGGAAAGGTCCCTTATTTTATTGTGCCGGAGGAGAGCGGACAGGATTTGTATCTGTTCATAAATTTGTTGCCATGTGGCGGAA GATTCTACAGACCTGCCATGATGCTGCTTCCAAGTTTGTTCATCTTCTAAAGAGCCCTGGATGTAACTATTTGGTACAAGAAGACTTCATTCCATTTTTACAA GATGTGGTCAACAGTCATCCTAGTCTAGTCTTCTTAAAAGAAGCATCTGAATTTCATTCTCGGTACATCACAACA GTAATACAGAGGATATTTTACACAGTAAATAGGTCATGGTCAGGAAGGATCACTTGTAATGAACtcagaaaaagcaactttttacAG AATGTAGCATTATTGGAGGAGGAGGTAGATATAAACCAGCTGACAGAATACTTCTCTTATGAACATTTTTATGTGATTTACTGCAAATTTTGGGAGTTGGATACAGATCATGATCTTTACATTGATCCAAAGGATTTAGCTCGGCATAATGACCATG CTATATCTAATCGGATGATAGAGAGGATTTTCTCAGGAGCTGTGACAAG GGGcaaaaaagcacagaaagaaggaaaaatcagtTACGCAGATTTTGTATGGTTTTTAATATCAGAAGAGGACAAAAAAACTCAAACCAG CATAGAATATTGGTTCCGTTGTATGGACCTTGATGGGGATGGTGTATTATCTATGTATGAATTGCAATACTTTTATGAGGAACAGTGTCAAAAACTGGATAATATGGCCATTGAACCTCTGCCATTTGAAGACTGTCTTTGCCAAATGCTTGATCTTGTGAAGCCAGAGCATGAAG GGAAAATAACCCTTAAAGACTTAAAGAAGTCTAAGATGGCAAATGTATTTTTTGACACATTTTTCAACATTGAGAAATATTTAGACCATGAACAGAAGGATCAGTTTTCCATGTTGAGG GGTGCTGAAAATGAAAACCAAGAAATGTCTGACTGGGAAAAATATGCTGCTGAAGAATATGATGTCTTAGTAGCAGAGGAAGCAGCCAGTGACCAATGGAATGACTG TTATGAACCTGAACTGAACCTTGGAGATCACCAAAAGACCAATGTACTAAAATATCAGATGGAAAAAAGGCCTTTCTTTGACATGCCTTCCCATTTAGCAGATGTTGACTTAGATGAATATGATTATGAAGATGACTTTGAGTAA